From a single Solanum dulcamara chromosome 4, daSolDulc1.2, whole genome shotgun sequence genomic region:
- the LOC129885730 gene encoding peptidyl-prolyl cis-trans isomerase FKBP12 codes for MGVEKEVIRAGNGPKPQPGQTVTVHCTGYGKDRDLSQKFWSTKDPGQQPFSFKIGQGKVIKGWDEGVLGMQLGEVARLTCTPDYAYGAGGFPAWGIQPNSVLVFEIEVLGAQ; via the exons ATGGGAGTGGAGAAGGAAGTCATCAGAGCTGGAAATGGCCCCAAACCACAGCCTGGTCAAACTGTCACCGTCCACTGCACTGGTTACG GGAAAGATAGAGACCTGAGTCAAAAATTCTGGAG CACTAAGGATCCAGGCCAGCAGCCTTTCTCTTTCAAGATCGGCCAAGGCAAAGTTATCAAAG GATGGGATGAAGGAGTACTGGGCATGCAATTGGGAGAAGTTGCTCGATTAACG TGCACCCCTGATTATGCTTATGGTGCTGGTGGATTTCCAGCATGGGGGATTCAACCCAACTCAGTTTTGGTTTTTGAGATTGAAGTCCTTGGTGCACAATGA
- the LOC129885731 gene encoding transcription factor bHLH143-like, translating to MVTTSKLQYYQLDPACTSPNVNYATTLLQPGHHLGVPSLYTPAICAANAVSTRRSCFVPCLPNSKAAHQNGVNWLQNLAPTKNEYPSDTKCLLPHLIGLKSPPTDASTNSQKRFLICDQSGNQTRFFFSQGRPPENEIITSKELVGAYGLYQNENLNAVVEQRSHVRLVIGEKLDESYVDGEESNTHEDTDEINALLYSSDDIEGDEDDDVYGEDDEVTSTDRSPWANQGFCGCDEHEQQSTELTEEVASSDGTCKRQRLLDGGYKKSSSIESRGPNDDVEARCVRGSLPSSWKDKDSCLITRERKVKIRETLRILESLIPGLKSKDPLLVIDEAINYLKSLRGKAKALGVDLPQENPPASC from the coding sequence ATGGTTACAACAAGCAAGCTCCAATATTACCAGCTGGATCCTGCATGTACTTCACCGAATGTGAATTATGCCACTACACTCTTGCAACCTGGGCATCACCTTGGTGTTCCATCTCTGTATACCCCTGCCATATGTGCTGCAAATGCAGTTTCTACTAGGCGTTCATGTTTTGTCCCTTGTTTGCCGAATTCTAAGGCAGCCCATCAGAATGGAGTCAATTGGCTGCAAAACTTAGCTCCCACCAAAAATGAGTATCCAAGTGATACTAAATGCCTTCTTCCACACTTGATTGGGTTAAAGTCCCCACCAACTGATGCATCTACAAATTCTCAGAAGAGGTTCCTCATTTGTGATCAATCTGGGAATCAAACTAGATTCTTCTTTAGTCAAGGTCGTCCTCCTGAAAATGAAATTATTACATCGAAAGAACTGGTTGGTGCTTATGGTTTGTATCAAAATGAGAACCTGAATGCTGTAGTAGAGCAAAGATCTCATGTGAGGCTTGTTATTGGAGAGAAATTGGATGAAAGTTATGTAGATGGTGAAGAAAGTAATACGCATGAAGATACAGATGAAATCAATGCGTTGCTTTACTCTTCTGATGACATTGAAGGGGATGAAGATGACGATGTTTATGGTGAGGATGATGAAGTAACTAGCACGGATCGCTCTCCTTGGGCGAACCAAGGGTTCTGCGGCTGCGATGAGCATGAGCAACAGTCTACGGAACTTACAGAAGAAGTTGCCAGTTCTGATGGCACATGCAAAAGGCAAAGATTGCTAGATGGTGGGTACAAGAAATCATCATCCATAGAATCTAGAGGGCCCAATGATGATGTGGAAGCAAGATGTGTTAGAGGCTCTCTTCCTTCTAGTTGGAAGGATAAGGATTCCTGTTTGATCACTAGGGAAAGGAAAGTTAAAATTCGTGAGACCTTGAGAATTCTTGAGAGCTTGATTCCTGGGTTAAAGAGTAAGGACCCGTTGTTGGTTATTGATGAAGCAATCAATTACTTGAAGTCTTTGAGAGGTAAAGCCAAAGCCTTAGGAGTTGATCTCCCTCAAGAAAATCCTCCAGCCTCTTGTTAA